CTCCTTGGTGAGTCGAGGCCAGGGCACCTTCTCCTTCCATTTCCTCACAAAACAAGTAATGGAGCGACCAGAGCGCTTATCCTGGGAGTCCTGTCAGACAGGATGCCTCACTTTTAGAGACTGAGTTTTAGGATAAACCTCCACTTTCCTTGCTTGGCCAGCCTTTCTGTCCAGATCTGATTATCCTTACCCTGCCCTCACCTTGGAGTTCACTTTGGCATAGAACTCAATCTCGTTGTACAGCTCCACACCATCACCATTCCTGCAGCTAAAGATACGGTAAAGAGAAATAGGAAGTGATGGGACAAGTTTTTGAAAGACCAGGAAGATAAGAACAGTTCTTGAGACGCCAGGCCAGTCTACTACCTGAACACGATGCGGTGGTCCTCAATGAGCACACTGACGTCAGTGCTGTCCTCAACGCAAAACTCCATGAAAACATATTTGGGTCTGTCGTACCACAGAGTCCGGGCGTGCTGCCTGAAGAGGTTGGAGGTGGGGCTTGGTAGGGGTGGGCAAGACTGAAGGCAATATGGAAAGGTAGAGGGAGGAGACCAGAGAGTCGTGTGCGGTGCCATTGAACCAGTCAGGGGAgtggtgggagtgggtgcagGTGGCGAGAATAaacccagagagacaaaggaagtAAGGAATTCGAAAGTACATTCAGATCCCACAACGCCTCTCACCCAGTCACAGAGACGTGGAGTCTGGGGCTCTGATGGGAATCAACAGCCTCTACAAGATGGGGGGCAGAAAATCTGCAGGGAAACGGGCAGGAAAGTATGTAGGTCCTGTACTATGACGGCCTGAAACTCACCGTTCCATGGTGGCTCCAAGCTGCCCCGTGGCTTTTGGAGTCCCAAGAAAGGCCTCTATCTTTAGATCCTAGGAGGCCTCTAGCAGCTGCCTCTCCTTATATGGTAGGAGGAAGGgttgagagggagggaaaggtggCTTGACAGCAAAAGTGATCTGCCCTCCATGACTCTGGGAGCGTTTACTACATCTCGGGGGTCTTCAGATATAAACAGATCAGGAATACAATATCTACCGTCTTTGTCCAGGGAAAGGGCTACACTAGACCCTATAGGCAGGACATTACTTGTTCTCGGTTTCATTCACTTGTTCCTCCAACGCTAAGTATTCCTGTGTCTAATTCACAAAATGCATTAAAGAAGTCCCGAGGGGGCGGGGCGGTCCCTCCCCGGATTGGAGGCGTGCAAGCCCCGCCCACCGCTCAATCCAGGCTTCGCTGCCAGAGCCCGTTGCCATGGCAGCAAGGGGGCGCAACTGATGTGCGGTGGCGTTTCCGGGAAGATGGCGACGGTGGAAGTGGCTACGGAGCTGGGAACAGTAGTGACTGCTGTCGGGCCTAAGGCGAAGgacgaggaagaagaagaagacgaggAGGAGTCGCTGCCACCATGCGA
The genomic region above belongs to Rattus rattus isolate New Zealand chromosome 9, Rrattus_CSIRO_v1, whole genome shotgun sequence and contains:
- the Ptges3l gene encoding putative protein PTGES3L isoform X2 — its product is MERQHARTLWYDRPKYVFMEFCVEDSTDVSVLIEDHRIVFSCRNGDGVELYNEIEFYAKVNSKDSQDKRSGRSITCFVRKWKEKVPWPRLTKEDIKPVWLSVDFDNWRDWEGDDEMELTQVEHYAELLNKVSTKRPPPAMDDLDDDSDN
- the Ptges3l gene encoding putative protein PTGES3L isoform X1; this translates as MAPHTTLWSPPSTFPYCLQSCPPLPSPTSNLFRQHARTLWYDRPKYVFMEFCVEDSTDVSVLIEDHRIVFSCRNGDGVELYNEIEFYAKVNSKDSQDKRSGRSITCFVRKWKEKVPWPRLTKEDIKPVWLSVDFDNWRDWEGDDEMELTQVEHYAELLNKVSTKRPPPAMDDLDDDSDN